One region of Paralichthys olivaceus isolate ysfri-2021 chromosome 12, ASM2471397v2, whole genome shotgun sequence genomic DNA includes:
- the eml1 gene encoding echinoderm microtubule-associated protein-like 1 isoform X5, whose product MSDCEGLPMDDSASAASSMEVTDRIASLEQRVQMQEDEIQLLKSALADVVRRLNQSEEQQAMGSRRGPTKDPALMRKSPSADSNVGKPARPMIATLPLRPTVNNGTVLPKKGSGTLPSPSGSGSRKDTSTSANKSLSSLSSLSGSTRILYLPLSTVRRANSNEHMGTLTRKDSGDSKGNRTRAGSTGSNSSGKKSDSKQRDPVFNAGMRRVTHCKEEGYVKMYLKGRPITMFMPKDQVDSYCLEARAELPSNKLKLDWVYGYRGRDCRSNLYLLPTGETVYFIASVVVLFNVDEQLQRHYTGHTDDIKCLAVHPDKITIATGQVAGTSSDGKQYLAPHVRVWDSVSLNTLHVLGPGFFDRALVCLSFSKSNGGNTLCVVDDSNDHVLSVWDWQREDRLAEVKCSNESVFAADFHPTDSNIVVTCGKSHLYFWNLEKGMLVKKQGLFEKQEKPKFVLCVTFAENGDTITGDSSGNILVWGKGTNRISHVIQGAHEGSIFALCMLRNGTLVSGGKDRRLISWDSSYQQTQTVEVPELFGPIRTIAEGRGETVLIGTTKNFVLQGSLDGEFMPITQGHTDELWGLAVHPWKPQFLTCGYDRQVSLWDSSTHQLIWTKNMEDAAQSAGFHPTGAVVAVGTQTGRWLVLDTDSKDLVTMHTDGNEQLSVMRFGTDGNFLAIGSHDNYIYIYAVAENGRKYSRVGKCSGHSSFITHLDWSVDSQYLVSNSGDYEILYWIPSVCKQVVSVETTRDIEWATYTCTLGFQVFGLWPDGSDGTDINAVCRSSDKSLLVTGDDFGKVHLFSYPCSQFRAPSHVYGGHSSHVTNVTFLFDDSYLVSTGGKDMSVMQWRIV is encoded by the exons aTGACAGTGCGTCAGCCGCCAGCAGTATGGAGGTGACCGACCGCATCGCCTCCCTGGAGCAGAGGGTCCAGATGCAGGAGGACGAGATCCAGCTGCTGAAGTCAGCTTTAGCCGACGTGGTCCGCAGGCTCAACCAGTCTGAAGAGCAGCAGGCCATGGGGTCACGCAGGGGACCCACTAAAG ACCCTGCTTTGATGAGAAAGTCTCCCTCAGCAGACAGCAATGTTGGGAAGCCAG CCAGGCCAATGATTGCCACCCTGCCGTTACGGCCCACGGTAAACAACGGGACCGTCCTACCAAAGAAAGGCAGCGGCACTCTGCCCTCCCCATCTGGATCTGGATCCAGAAAGGACACCAGCACATCGGCCAACAAGAG TCTGTCCAGTTTGTCATCTTTGTCTGGATCTACCAGAATTCTCTATCTGCCTCTCAG CACTGTGAGGAGAGCCAACTCAAACGAACACATGGGAACTCTCACGCGGAAGGATTCAGGCGACTCCAAGGGCAACCGAACTCGTGCCGGATCCACCGGCAGCAACTCCAGCGGCAAAAAAAGTGACAG CAAACAGAGGGATCCAGTGTTTAACGCAG GGATGCGACGTGTGACCCACTGCAAAG AGGAAGGttatgtgaaaatgtatttgaaggGTCGTCCCATCACCATGTTCATGCCCAAAGACCAAGTGGACAGCTACTGCCTGGAGGCCCGAGCCGAGCTGCCCAGCAACAAACTCAAACTGGACTGGGT TTATGGTTACCGTGGTAGAGACTGTCGCTCCAACCTTTACTTGCTGCCCACTGGAGAAACAGTTTATTTCATCGCCTCAGTGGTCGTCCTGTTCAATGTGGacgagcagctgcagagacactaCACCGGACACACGGACGACATCAAATG CCTGGCCGTCCACCCCGACAAGATCACCATAGCAACCGGGCAGGTGGCGGGCACCTCTTCAGATGGAAAA CAGTATCTTGCTCCTCATGTTCGTGTGTGGGACTCCGTCAGTCTCAACACCCTCCACGTCCTGGGCCCAGGCTTCTTTGACCGAGCTTTGGTCTGCTTGTCTTTCTCCAAGTCG AATGGAGGGAACACGCTGTGTGTTGTAGACGACTCCAACGATCATGTGCTGTCTGTGTGGGACTggcagagagaggacagactGGCTGAGGTCAAG TGCTCCAACGAGTCAGTGTTTGCTGCAGACTTTCACCCGACAGACAGCAACATCGTCGTCACCTGTGGCAAGTCACATCTCTATTTCTGGAACCTGGAGAAAGGCATGCTGGTCAAGAAGCAAGGACTGTTTGAA AAACAGGAGAAGCCCAAGTTTGTGTTATGCGTGACCTTTGCAGAAAATGGAGACACTATTACTGGAGACTCGAGTGGGAACATCCTGGTGTGGGGAAAAG GCACTAATCGCATCAGCCACGTCATCCAAGGAGCTCATGAGGGCAGCATCTTTGCTCTGTGCATGCTGAGGAACGGCACGCTCGTGTCTGGTGGTAAAGACCGCAGGCTAATTTCTTGGGACAGCAGCTACCAACAGACACAGACGGTGGAG GTGCCTGAGTTATTTGGTCCCATCAGGACCATCGCAGAGGGCAGAGGGGAGACGGTACTCATCGGGACCACCAAGAATTTTGTTTTGCAGGGCAGCTTGGATGGAGAATTCATGCCTATTACACAG GGTCACACTGATGAGTTGTGGGGTCTGGCCGTTCATCCCTGGAAGCCTCAGTTCCTCACCTGCGGTTACGACAGGCAGGTCAGCCTGTGGGACTCCAGCACCCATCAGCTCATCTGGACCAAGAACATGGAG GACGCTGCCCAATCAGCAGGCTTCCACCCAACTGGAGCTGTGGTTGCCGTAGGAACCCAAACTGGCAG GTGGCTGGTGCTGGACACAGACTCCAAGGATTTAGTGACGATGCACACAGACGGGAATGAACAGCTGTCTGTTATGCGCTTCGGTACAG ATGGTAACTTCCTGGCCATCGGTTCCCATGACAACTACATCTATATCTACGCTGTGGCAGAAAACGGGAGGAAGTACAGTCGAGTGGGGAAGTGCTCG GGTCACTCTAGTTTCATCACCCATCTGGACTGGTCAGTGGACTCCCAGTATCTGGTGTCAAATTCAGGAGACTATGAGATACTGTACT gGATCCCGTCCGTGTGCAAACAGGTGGTCAGTGTGGAGACCACCAGAGACATCGAGTGGGCCACATACACCTGCACTCTGGGCTTCCAGGTCTTCG gcttGTGGCCCGACGGCTCAGACGGCACCGACATCAACGCTGTCTGCAGGTCCAGTGACAAGAGCCTCCTGGTCACTGGGGACGACTTCGGGAAGGTTCATCTCTTCTCATACCCCTGTTCACAGTTCAGG GCTCCAAGCCATGTGTACGGTGGCCACAGCAGTCACGTGACCAATGTGACCTTCCTGTTTGACGACAGCTATCTGGTGTCGACCGGAGGGAAAGACATGAGCGTGATGCAATGGAGGATAGTCTGA
- the eml1 gene encoding echinoderm microtubule-associated protein-like 1 isoform X1: MEDGFSSYSSLYDTSSLLQFCNDDSASAASSMEVTDRIASLEQRVQMQEDEIQLLKSALADVVRRLNQSEEQQAMGSRRGPTKDPALMRKSPSADSNVGKPARPMIATLPLRPTVNNGTVLPKKGSGTLPSPSGSGSRKDTSTSANKSLSSLSSLSGSTRILYLPLSTVRRANSNEHMGTLTRKDSGDSKGNRTRAGSTGSNSSGKKSDSKQRDPVFNAGMRRVTHCKEEGYVKMYLKGRPITMFMPKDQVDSYCLEARAELPSNKLKLDWVYGYRGRDCRSNLYLLPTGETVYFIASVVVLFNVDEQLQRHYTGHTDDIKCLAVHPDKITIATGQVAGTSSDGKQYLAPHVRVWDSVSLNTLHVLGPGFFDRALVCLSFSKSNGGNTLCVVDDSNDHVLSVWDWQREDRLAEVKCSNESVFAADFHPTDSNIVVTCGKSHLYFWNLEKGMLVKKQGLFEKQEKPKFVLCVTFAENGDTITGDSSGNILVWGKGTNRISHVIQGAHEGSIFALCMLRNGTLVSGGKDRRLISWDSSYQQTQTVEVPELFGPIRTIAEGRGETVLIGTTKNFVLQGSLDGEFMPITQGHTDELWGLAVHPWKPQFLTCGYDRQVSLWDSSTHQLIWTKNMEDAAQSAGFHPTGAVVAVGTQTGRWLVLDTDSKDLVTMHTDGNEQLSVMRFGTDGNFLAIGSHDNYIYIYAVAENGRKYSRVGKCSGHSSFITHLDWSVDSQYLVSNSGDYEILYWIPSVCKQVVSVETTRDIEWATYTCTLGFQVFGLWPDGSDGTDINAVCRSSDKSLLVTGDDFGKVHLFSYPCSQFRAPSHVYGGHSSHVTNVTFLFDDSYLVSTGGKDMSVMQWRIV, from the exons aTGACAGTGCGTCAGCCGCCAGCAGTATGGAGGTGACCGACCGCATCGCCTCCCTGGAGCAGAGGGTCCAGATGCAGGAGGACGAGATCCAGCTGCTGAAGTCAGCTTTAGCCGACGTGGTCCGCAGGCTCAACCAGTCTGAAGAGCAGCAGGCCATGGGGTCACGCAGGGGACCCACTAAAG ACCCTGCTTTGATGAGAAAGTCTCCCTCAGCAGACAGCAATGTTGGGAAGCCAG CCAGGCCAATGATTGCCACCCTGCCGTTACGGCCCACGGTAAACAACGGGACCGTCCTACCAAAGAAAGGCAGCGGCACTCTGCCCTCCCCATCTGGATCTGGATCCAGAAAGGACACCAGCACATCGGCCAACAAGAG TCTGTCCAGTTTGTCATCTTTGTCTGGATCTACCAGAATTCTCTATCTGCCTCTCAG CACTGTGAGGAGAGCCAACTCAAACGAACACATGGGAACTCTCACGCGGAAGGATTCAGGCGACTCCAAGGGCAACCGAACTCGTGCCGGATCCACCGGCAGCAACTCCAGCGGCAAAAAAAGTGACAG CAAACAGAGGGATCCAGTGTTTAACGCAG GGATGCGACGTGTGACCCACTGCAAAG AGGAAGGttatgtgaaaatgtatttgaaggGTCGTCCCATCACCATGTTCATGCCCAAAGACCAAGTGGACAGCTACTGCCTGGAGGCCCGAGCCGAGCTGCCCAGCAACAAACTCAAACTGGACTGGGT TTATGGTTACCGTGGTAGAGACTGTCGCTCCAACCTTTACTTGCTGCCCACTGGAGAAACAGTTTATTTCATCGCCTCAGTGGTCGTCCTGTTCAATGTGGacgagcagctgcagagacactaCACCGGACACACGGACGACATCAAATG CCTGGCCGTCCACCCCGACAAGATCACCATAGCAACCGGGCAGGTGGCGGGCACCTCTTCAGATGGAAAA CAGTATCTTGCTCCTCATGTTCGTGTGTGGGACTCCGTCAGTCTCAACACCCTCCACGTCCTGGGCCCAGGCTTCTTTGACCGAGCTTTGGTCTGCTTGTCTTTCTCCAAGTCG AATGGAGGGAACACGCTGTGTGTTGTAGACGACTCCAACGATCATGTGCTGTCTGTGTGGGACTggcagagagaggacagactGGCTGAGGTCAAG TGCTCCAACGAGTCAGTGTTTGCTGCAGACTTTCACCCGACAGACAGCAACATCGTCGTCACCTGTGGCAAGTCACATCTCTATTTCTGGAACCTGGAGAAAGGCATGCTGGTCAAGAAGCAAGGACTGTTTGAA AAACAGGAGAAGCCCAAGTTTGTGTTATGCGTGACCTTTGCAGAAAATGGAGACACTATTACTGGAGACTCGAGTGGGAACATCCTGGTGTGGGGAAAAG GCACTAATCGCATCAGCCACGTCATCCAAGGAGCTCATGAGGGCAGCATCTTTGCTCTGTGCATGCTGAGGAACGGCACGCTCGTGTCTGGTGGTAAAGACCGCAGGCTAATTTCTTGGGACAGCAGCTACCAACAGACACAGACGGTGGAG GTGCCTGAGTTATTTGGTCCCATCAGGACCATCGCAGAGGGCAGAGGGGAGACGGTACTCATCGGGACCACCAAGAATTTTGTTTTGCAGGGCAGCTTGGATGGAGAATTCATGCCTATTACACAG GGTCACACTGATGAGTTGTGGGGTCTGGCCGTTCATCCCTGGAAGCCTCAGTTCCTCACCTGCGGTTACGACAGGCAGGTCAGCCTGTGGGACTCCAGCACCCATCAGCTCATCTGGACCAAGAACATGGAG GACGCTGCCCAATCAGCAGGCTTCCACCCAACTGGAGCTGTGGTTGCCGTAGGAACCCAAACTGGCAG GTGGCTGGTGCTGGACACAGACTCCAAGGATTTAGTGACGATGCACACAGACGGGAATGAACAGCTGTCTGTTATGCGCTTCGGTACAG ATGGTAACTTCCTGGCCATCGGTTCCCATGACAACTACATCTATATCTACGCTGTGGCAGAAAACGGGAGGAAGTACAGTCGAGTGGGGAAGTGCTCG GGTCACTCTAGTTTCATCACCCATCTGGACTGGTCAGTGGACTCCCAGTATCTGGTGTCAAATTCAGGAGACTATGAGATACTGTACT gGATCCCGTCCGTGTGCAAACAGGTGGTCAGTGTGGAGACCACCAGAGACATCGAGTGGGCCACATACACCTGCACTCTGGGCTTCCAGGTCTTCG gcttGTGGCCCGACGGCTCAGACGGCACCGACATCAACGCTGTCTGCAGGTCCAGTGACAAGAGCCTCCTGGTCACTGGGGACGACTTCGGGAAGGTTCATCTCTTCTCATACCCCTGTTCACAGTTCAGG GCTCCAAGCCATGTGTACGGTGGCCACAGCAGTCACGTGACCAATGTGACCTTCCTGTTTGACGACAGCTATCTGGTGTCGACCGGAGGGAAAGACATGAGCGTGATGCAATGGAGGATAGTCTGA
- the eml1 gene encoding echinoderm microtubule-associated protein-like 1 isoform X6, translating to MEDGFSSYSSLYDTSSLLQFCNDDSASAASSMEVTDRIASLEQRVQMQEDEIQLLKSALADVVRRLNQSEEQQAMGSRRGPTKARPMIATLPLRPTVNNGTVLPKKGSGTLPSPSGSGSRKDTSTSANKSLSSLSSLSGSTRILYLPLSTVRRANSNEHMGTLTRKDSGDSKGNRTRAGSTGSNSSGKKSDSKQRDPVFNAGMRRVTHCKEEGYVKMYLKGRPITMFMPKDQVDSYCLEARAELPSNKLKLDWVYGYRGRDCRSNLYLLPTGETVYFIASVVVLFNVDEQLQRHYTGHTDDIKCLAVHPDKITIATGQVAGTSSDGKQYLAPHVRVWDSVSLNTLHVLGPGFFDRALVCLSFSKSNGGNTLCVVDDSNDHVLSVWDWQREDRLAEVKCSNESVFAADFHPTDSNIVVTCGKSHLYFWNLEKGMLVKKQGLFEKQEKPKFVLCVTFAENGDTITGDSSGNILVWGKGTNRISHVIQGAHEGSIFALCMLRNGTLVSGGKDRRLISWDSSYQQTQTVEVPELFGPIRTIAEGRGETVLIGTTKNFVLQGSLDGEFMPITQGHTDELWGLAVHPWKPQFLTCGYDRQVSLWDSSTHQLIWTKNMEDAAQSAGFHPTGAVVAVGTQTGRWLVLDTDSKDLVTMHTDGNEQLSVMRFGTDGNFLAIGSHDNYIYIYAVAENGRKYSRVGKCSGHSSFITHLDWSVDSQYLVSNSGDYEILYWIPSVCKQVVSVETTRDIEWATYTCTLGFQVFGLWPDGSDGTDINAVCRSSDKSLLVTGDDFGKVHLFSYPCSQFRAPSHVYGGHSSHVTNVTFLFDDSYLVSTGGKDMSVMQWRIV from the exons aTGACAGTGCGTCAGCCGCCAGCAGTATGGAGGTGACCGACCGCATCGCCTCCCTGGAGCAGAGGGTCCAGATGCAGGAGGACGAGATCCAGCTGCTGAAGTCAGCTTTAGCCGACGTGGTCCGCAGGCTCAACCAGTCTGAAGAGCAGCAGGCCATGGGGTCACGCAGGGGACCCACTAAAG CCAGGCCAATGATTGCCACCCTGCCGTTACGGCCCACGGTAAACAACGGGACCGTCCTACCAAAGAAAGGCAGCGGCACTCTGCCCTCCCCATCTGGATCTGGATCCAGAAAGGACACCAGCACATCGGCCAACAAGAG TCTGTCCAGTTTGTCATCTTTGTCTGGATCTACCAGAATTCTCTATCTGCCTCTCAG CACTGTGAGGAGAGCCAACTCAAACGAACACATGGGAACTCTCACGCGGAAGGATTCAGGCGACTCCAAGGGCAACCGAACTCGTGCCGGATCCACCGGCAGCAACTCCAGCGGCAAAAAAAGTGACAG CAAACAGAGGGATCCAGTGTTTAACGCAG GGATGCGACGTGTGACCCACTGCAAAG AGGAAGGttatgtgaaaatgtatttgaaggGTCGTCCCATCACCATGTTCATGCCCAAAGACCAAGTGGACAGCTACTGCCTGGAGGCCCGAGCCGAGCTGCCCAGCAACAAACTCAAACTGGACTGGGT TTATGGTTACCGTGGTAGAGACTGTCGCTCCAACCTTTACTTGCTGCCCACTGGAGAAACAGTTTATTTCATCGCCTCAGTGGTCGTCCTGTTCAATGTGGacgagcagctgcagagacactaCACCGGACACACGGACGACATCAAATG CCTGGCCGTCCACCCCGACAAGATCACCATAGCAACCGGGCAGGTGGCGGGCACCTCTTCAGATGGAAAA CAGTATCTTGCTCCTCATGTTCGTGTGTGGGACTCCGTCAGTCTCAACACCCTCCACGTCCTGGGCCCAGGCTTCTTTGACCGAGCTTTGGTCTGCTTGTCTTTCTCCAAGTCG AATGGAGGGAACACGCTGTGTGTTGTAGACGACTCCAACGATCATGTGCTGTCTGTGTGGGACTggcagagagaggacagactGGCTGAGGTCAAG TGCTCCAACGAGTCAGTGTTTGCTGCAGACTTTCACCCGACAGACAGCAACATCGTCGTCACCTGTGGCAAGTCACATCTCTATTTCTGGAACCTGGAGAAAGGCATGCTGGTCAAGAAGCAAGGACTGTTTGAA AAACAGGAGAAGCCCAAGTTTGTGTTATGCGTGACCTTTGCAGAAAATGGAGACACTATTACTGGAGACTCGAGTGGGAACATCCTGGTGTGGGGAAAAG GCACTAATCGCATCAGCCACGTCATCCAAGGAGCTCATGAGGGCAGCATCTTTGCTCTGTGCATGCTGAGGAACGGCACGCTCGTGTCTGGTGGTAAAGACCGCAGGCTAATTTCTTGGGACAGCAGCTACCAACAGACACAGACGGTGGAG GTGCCTGAGTTATTTGGTCCCATCAGGACCATCGCAGAGGGCAGAGGGGAGACGGTACTCATCGGGACCACCAAGAATTTTGTTTTGCAGGGCAGCTTGGATGGAGAATTCATGCCTATTACACAG GGTCACACTGATGAGTTGTGGGGTCTGGCCGTTCATCCCTGGAAGCCTCAGTTCCTCACCTGCGGTTACGACAGGCAGGTCAGCCTGTGGGACTCCAGCACCCATCAGCTCATCTGGACCAAGAACATGGAG GACGCTGCCCAATCAGCAGGCTTCCACCCAACTGGAGCTGTGGTTGCCGTAGGAACCCAAACTGGCAG GTGGCTGGTGCTGGACACAGACTCCAAGGATTTAGTGACGATGCACACAGACGGGAATGAACAGCTGTCTGTTATGCGCTTCGGTACAG ATGGTAACTTCCTGGCCATCGGTTCCCATGACAACTACATCTATATCTACGCTGTGGCAGAAAACGGGAGGAAGTACAGTCGAGTGGGGAAGTGCTCG GGTCACTCTAGTTTCATCACCCATCTGGACTGGTCAGTGGACTCCCAGTATCTGGTGTCAAATTCAGGAGACTATGAGATACTGTACT gGATCCCGTCCGTGTGCAAACAGGTGGTCAGTGTGGAGACCACCAGAGACATCGAGTGGGCCACATACACCTGCACTCTGGGCTTCCAGGTCTTCG gcttGTGGCCCGACGGCTCAGACGGCACCGACATCAACGCTGTCTGCAGGTCCAGTGACAAGAGCCTCCTGGTCACTGGGGACGACTTCGGGAAGGTTCATCTCTTCTCATACCCCTGTTCACAGTTCAGG GCTCCAAGCCATGTGTACGGTGGCCACAGCAGTCACGTGACCAATGTGACCTTCCTGTTTGACGACAGCTATCTGGTGTCGACCGGAGGGAAAGACATGAGCGTGATGCAATGGAGGATAGTCTGA
- the eml1 gene encoding echinoderm microtubule-associated protein-like 1 isoform X12, with the protein MEDGFSSYSSLYDTSSLLQFCNDDSASAASSMEVTDRIASLEQRVQMQEDEIQLLKSALADVVRRLNQSEEQQAMGSRRGPTKARPMIATLPLRPTVNNGTVLPKKGSGTLPSPSGSGSRKDTSTSANKSLSSLSSLSGSTRILYLPLSTVRRANSNEHMGTLTRKDSGDSKGNRTRAGSTGSNSSGKKSDSKQRDPVFNAGMRRVTHCKEEGYVKMYLKGRPITMFMPKDQVDSYCLEARAELPSNKLKLDWVYGYRGRDCRSNLYLLPTGETVYFIASVVVLFNVDEQLQRHYTGHTDDIKCLAVHPDKITIATGQVAGTSSDGKYLAPHVRVWDSVSLNTLHVLGPGFFDRALVCLSFSKSNGGNTLCVVDDSNDHVLSVWDWQREDRLAEVKCSNESVFAADFHPTDSNIVVTCGKSHLYFWNLEKGMLVKKQGLFEKQEKPKFVLCVTFAENGDTITGDSSGNILVWGKGTNRISHVIQGAHEGSIFALCMLRNGTLVSGGKDRRLISWDSSYQQTQTVEVPELFGPIRTIAEGRGETVLIGTTKNFVLQGSLDGEFMPITQGHTDELWGLAVHPWKPQFLTCGYDRQVSLWDSSTHQLIWTKNMEDAAQSAGFHPTGAVVAVGTQTGRWLVLDTDSKDLVTMHTDGNEQLSVMRFGTDGNFLAIGSHDNYIYIYAVAENGRKYSRVGKCSGHSSFITHLDWSVDSQYLVSNSGDYEILYWIPSVCKQVVSVETTRDIEWATYTCTLGFQVFGLWPDGSDGTDINAVCRSSDKSLLVTGDDFGKVHLFSYPCSQFRAPSHVYGGHSSHVTNVTFLFDDSYLVSTGGKDMSVMQWRIV; encoded by the exons aTGACAGTGCGTCAGCCGCCAGCAGTATGGAGGTGACCGACCGCATCGCCTCCCTGGAGCAGAGGGTCCAGATGCAGGAGGACGAGATCCAGCTGCTGAAGTCAGCTTTAGCCGACGTGGTCCGCAGGCTCAACCAGTCTGAAGAGCAGCAGGCCATGGGGTCACGCAGGGGACCCACTAAAG CCAGGCCAATGATTGCCACCCTGCCGTTACGGCCCACGGTAAACAACGGGACCGTCCTACCAAAGAAAGGCAGCGGCACTCTGCCCTCCCCATCTGGATCTGGATCCAGAAAGGACACCAGCACATCGGCCAACAAGAG TCTGTCCAGTTTGTCATCTTTGTCTGGATCTACCAGAATTCTCTATCTGCCTCTCAG CACTGTGAGGAGAGCCAACTCAAACGAACACATGGGAACTCTCACGCGGAAGGATTCAGGCGACTCCAAGGGCAACCGAACTCGTGCCGGATCCACCGGCAGCAACTCCAGCGGCAAAAAAAGTGACAG CAAACAGAGGGATCCAGTGTTTAACGCAG GGATGCGACGTGTGACCCACTGCAAAG AGGAAGGttatgtgaaaatgtatttgaaggGTCGTCCCATCACCATGTTCATGCCCAAAGACCAAGTGGACAGCTACTGCCTGGAGGCCCGAGCCGAGCTGCCCAGCAACAAACTCAAACTGGACTGGGT TTATGGTTACCGTGGTAGAGACTGTCGCTCCAACCTTTACTTGCTGCCCACTGGAGAAACAGTTTATTTCATCGCCTCAGTGGTCGTCCTGTTCAATGTGGacgagcagctgcagagacactaCACCGGACACACGGACGACATCAAATG CCTGGCCGTCCACCCCGACAAGATCACCATAGCAACCGGGCAGGTGGCGGGCACCTCTTCAGATGGAAAA TATCTTGCTCCTCATGTTCGTGTGTGGGACTCCGTCAGTCTCAACACCCTCCACGTCCTGGGCCCAGGCTTCTTTGACCGAGCTTTGGTCTGCTTGTCTTTCTCCAAGTCG AATGGAGGGAACACGCTGTGTGTTGTAGACGACTCCAACGATCATGTGCTGTCTGTGTGGGACTggcagagagaggacagactGGCTGAGGTCAAG TGCTCCAACGAGTCAGTGTTTGCTGCAGACTTTCACCCGACAGACAGCAACATCGTCGTCACCTGTGGCAAGTCACATCTCTATTTCTGGAACCTGGAGAAAGGCATGCTGGTCAAGAAGCAAGGACTGTTTGAA AAACAGGAGAAGCCCAAGTTTGTGTTATGCGTGACCTTTGCAGAAAATGGAGACACTATTACTGGAGACTCGAGTGGGAACATCCTGGTGTGGGGAAAAG GCACTAATCGCATCAGCCACGTCATCCAAGGAGCTCATGAGGGCAGCATCTTTGCTCTGTGCATGCTGAGGAACGGCACGCTCGTGTCTGGTGGTAAAGACCGCAGGCTAATTTCTTGGGACAGCAGCTACCAACAGACACAGACGGTGGAG GTGCCTGAGTTATTTGGTCCCATCAGGACCATCGCAGAGGGCAGAGGGGAGACGGTACTCATCGGGACCACCAAGAATTTTGTTTTGCAGGGCAGCTTGGATGGAGAATTCATGCCTATTACACAG GGTCACACTGATGAGTTGTGGGGTCTGGCCGTTCATCCCTGGAAGCCTCAGTTCCTCACCTGCGGTTACGACAGGCAGGTCAGCCTGTGGGACTCCAGCACCCATCAGCTCATCTGGACCAAGAACATGGAG GACGCTGCCCAATCAGCAGGCTTCCACCCAACTGGAGCTGTGGTTGCCGTAGGAACCCAAACTGGCAG GTGGCTGGTGCTGGACACAGACTCCAAGGATTTAGTGACGATGCACACAGACGGGAATGAACAGCTGTCTGTTATGCGCTTCGGTACAG ATGGTAACTTCCTGGCCATCGGTTCCCATGACAACTACATCTATATCTACGCTGTGGCAGAAAACGGGAGGAAGTACAGTCGAGTGGGGAAGTGCTCG GGTCACTCTAGTTTCATCACCCATCTGGACTGGTCAGTGGACTCCCAGTATCTGGTGTCAAATTCAGGAGACTATGAGATACTGTACT gGATCCCGTCCGTGTGCAAACAGGTGGTCAGTGTGGAGACCACCAGAGACATCGAGTGGGCCACATACACCTGCACTCTGGGCTTCCAGGTCTTCG gcttGTGGCCCGACGGCTCAGACGGCACCGACATCAACGCTGTCTGCAGGTCCAGTGACAAGAGCCTCCTGGTCACTGGGGACGACTTCGGGAAGGTTCATCTCTTCTCATACCCCTGTTCACAGTTCAGG GCTCCAAGCCATGTGTACGGTGGCCACAGCAGTCACGTGACCAATGTGACCTTCCTGTTTGACGACAGCTATCTGGTGTCGACCGGAGGGAAAGACATGAGCGTGATGCAATGGAGGATAGTCTGA